One Nostoc sp. UHCC 0302 DNA window includes the following coding sequences:
- a CDS encoding type IV pilus twitching motility protein PilT: MEMMIEDLMEQLIEMGGSDMHLSAGLPPYFRISGKLTPIGEHVLTADQCQRLIFSMLNNTQRKTLEQTWELDCSYGVKGLARFRVNVYKERGAYAACLRALSSKIPNFEKLGLPDVVREMSDKPRGLILVTGPTGSGKTTTLAAMIDLINRTKAEHILTVEDPIEFVYEPIKSLVHQRQLGEDTKSFANALKAALREDPDIVLVGEMRDLETISLAISAAETGHLVFGTLHTSSAAQTVDRIIDVFPHERQTQVRVQLSNSLVAVFSQTLIPKKNPKPGEYGRVMAQEILIVTPAISNLIREGKTSQIYSAIQTGGKLGMQTLEKVLADYYKAGTISFEAAMSKTSKPDEIQRLIGATAPPAGAKPGAAARAH, encoded by the coding sequence ATGGAAATGATGATTGAAGACCTGATGGAGCAATTGATTGAAATGGGTGGCTCGGATATGCATTTATCCGCAGGTTTGCCTCCTTACTTCCGCATCAGTGGCAAACTCACCCCTATAGGTGAGCATGTACTAACGGCAGATCAGTGTCAAAGACTGATTTTTAGTATGCTCAACAATACTCAGCGTAAAACCTTGGAACAGACTTGGGAGTTAGATTGTTCCTACGGTGTTAAAGGTTTAGCTCGCTTCCGGGTGAATGTTTATAAAGAGCGTGGTGCATACGCTGCTTGCTTACGGGCATTAAGTTCTAAGATTCCTAACTTTGAAAAATTAGGTCTGCCAGATGTAGTGCGAGAAATGTCGGATAAGCCTAGAGGACTAATTCTGGTAACAGGCCCTACAGGTTCCGGAAAGACAACTACTTTAGCGGCAATGATTGACTTGATTAACCGCACCAAAGCAGAGCACATTTTAACGGTGGAAGACCCGATTGAATTTGTTTATGAACCAATTAAAAGCTTAGTTCACCAACGACAACTGGGTGAAGATACTAAGAGCTTTGCCAATGCTTTGAAAGCAGCTTTGCGGGAAGACCCAGATATTGTTCTGGTGGGAGAAATGCGCGATTTAGAAACGATTTCTTTGGCAATTTCGGCTGCGGAAACAGGACACTTGGTATTTGGTACGCTACACACAAGTTCCGCTGCACAGACAGTTGACCGGATTATCGACGTTTTCCCCCATGAAAGACAAACCCAAGTGCGGGTGCAGTTATCTAACTCATTAGTAGCGGTATTTAGCCAGACTTTGATACCTAAGAAAAACCCCAAACCCGGTGAGTATGGTCGGGTGATGGCTCAAGAAATTCTGATTGTCACTCCTGCTATTTCTAACTTGATTCGAGAAGGCAAAACATCTCAAATTTACTCAGCTATTCAGACTGGTGGCAAATTGGGGATGCAAACTCTGGAGAAGGTTTTAGCTGATTACTACAAAGCAGGAACAATCTCCTTTGAAGCGGCGATGTCTAAAACTTCTAAGCCAGATGAAATCCAGCGCCTTATCGGTGCTACTGCACCACCAGCAGGTGCAAAACCTGGCGCAGCTGCTAGAGCGCATTAA
- a CDS encoding IS630 family transposase (programmed frameshift) has product MGARLRVFLTPEQDQTLLNLRKQDVPQKVKDRAEIIRLNAHGWYVEKIADHFDCHKKTVTKVLHQWQKLGTEGLWESPGRGGKPKWLEDDMIFLEECLRNEPRTYNSSQLALKLKTERNVEMSADRLRRVLKKGVDWKRTRKSHKGKQDPVARANKQADLDMLELAAATGEIDLKYLDESGFCMWSEPSYTYYFRGEQKRLEQTKRRGRRLSIIGLLQPLISFVYGLVIGGVDRKSYIEMMEKEAKQAQETGRISVIVQDNGPIHRCQEVQQLWKKWESQGLYIFFLPKYCSEMNPIELEWQHLKKDELSGQAFDDELDLAYAVINGVQARGKKNNHNTHRVKFSSRLST; this is encoded by the exons ATGGGTGCGCGTTTAAGGGTATTTCTGACTCCTGAGCAAGACCAAACTTTACTAAATCTGAGAAAACAGGATGTACCACAGAAAGTCAAAGACAGGGCGGAAATAATCAGGCTAAATGCACATGGTTGGTATGTAGAGAAGATAGCAGATCACTTTGATTGTCACAAAAAAACAGTCACAAAAGTTTTGCATCAATGGCAAAAACTGGGCACAGAAGGGCTTTGGGAATCTCCTGGGCGAGGGGGGAAACCAAAGTGGCTTGAGGATGACATGATATTTTTAGAAGAATGCCTCAGAAACGAGCCACGCACATACAATAGTTCTCAGTTAGCTTTGAAGTTGAAAACAGAACGCAACGTTGAGATGAGTGCCGACAGATTAAGACGGGTACTC AAAAAGGGGGTCGATTGGAAACGGACAAGGAAAAGCCATAAAGGAAAACAAGACCCAGTAGCACGAGCAAACAAGCAAGCAGACCTAGACATGTTGGAATTAGCTGCTGCCACTGGTGAAATAGACCTGAAATACCTAGACGAGTCAGGGTTCTGTATGTGGAGCGAACCTAGTTATACATATTACTTTAGAGGTGAGCAAAAACGGTTAGAACAGACTAAACGCCGTGGTCGCAGATTAAGTATTATCGGGCTTCTCCAACCTTTAATCAGTTTTGTTTACGGTTTAGTTATCGGTGGTGTTGACCGTAAATCTTATATAGAAATGATGGAGAAAGAAGCCAAACAAGCCCAAGAAACTGGACGTATCAGCGTGATTGTGCAAGATAACGGGCCAATACATCGCTGCCAAGAAGTTCAACAATTGTGGAAAAAATGGGAAAGTCAGGGTTTGTACATCTTTTTTCTCCCGAAATATTGCTCAGAAATGAATCCAATTGAATTGGAATGGCAACATCTCAAGAAAGATGAGTTATCCGGGCAAGCATTTGATGATGAGCTAGATCTCGCTTACGCCGTCATCAATGGTGTTCAAGCTAGAGGAAAAAAAAACAATCACAACACACATCGTGTAAAATTTAGCTCTAGATTATCAACTTAA
- a CDS encoding ATPase, T2SS/T4P/T4SS family, with translation MTSSSPQRRSTALTTRTEFSPFGNKLVQSGYINSEQMRQALIESRKSGIPLTEVLESITGQQLSPELLRQYKKQQLFELKILYGVEFLDPEVNQVGNTMVGNLIETLIPVDICRRHRLVPLSKQEDQKPPSVLVAMVAPDNLEASDELNRILRPQGLALQRMVITQEDYQQLINQYLDELAVRQKHLEQEKFTDINQDLENLGNLDISDAPEEMEADLGAAMKGAEDAPVINLVNRILAKALHEKVSDIHIEPQEENLRIRFRKDGVLREAFDPLPKKIIPAVTARFKIISNLDIAERRLPQDGRIRRMFEGRKVDFRVNTLPSRYGEKVVLRILDNSSTQLGLNKLITDPETLHIVQDMVSRPFGLILVTGPTGSGKTTSLYSALSEKNDPGINISTVEDPIEYSLPGITQVQVIREKGLDFATALRAFLRQDPDVLLVGETRDKETAKTAIEAALTGHLVLTTLHTNDAPGAIARLGEMGIEPFMVSSSLIGVLAQRLVRRVCSECRVPYTPTIEELARYGLSASSDVGITFYKANTLTLDAIAEAKSKNQLCPACNGVGYKGRCGVYEVMRVTENLQTLINEEAPTERIKEVAVEEGMKTLLAYSLDLVRQGATTLEEVERVTFTDTGLEAELKAKRKTGLTCRTCDATLKPEWLDCPYCMTSRFQD, from the coding sequence ATGACTTCCTCGTCACCACAACGGCGCAGTACCGCTTTAACTACCAGAACAGAGTTTTCGCCTTTCGGCAACAAGCTAGTGCAATCCGGCTATATCAATAGCGAACAGATGAGGCAAGCACTAATTGAAAGCCGCAAATCTGGCATACCGTTAACAGAAGTATTAGAGTCAATTACTGGGCAACAACTATCACCTGAGTTGCTCAGGCAATACAAGAAACAGCAGCTATTTGAACTTAAAATACTATACGGAGTTGAATTCCTTGATCCGGAAGTCAACCAAGTTGGCAACACGATGGTGGGGAACCTAATTGAAACCCTGATCCCAGTGGATATTTGTCGTCGCCATCGGTTAGTACCACTGTCGAAACAAGAGGATCAAAAACCGCCCTCAGTTTTAGTGGCGATGGTCGCTCCGGATAATCTAGAGGCTTCTGATGAACTCAATCGCATCTTGCGTCCGCAAGGGTTAGCATTGCAGCGCATGGTGATTACGCAGGAGGATTACCAGCAGCTAATTAACCAATACTTAGATGAACTGGCTGTTCGCCAAAAGCACCTAGAACAAGAAAAGTTTACAGATATTAATCAGGATTTAGAAAATCTCGGAAATCTAGATATTTCAGATGCTCCTGAAGAAATGGAGGCTGATCTAGGGGCAGCGATGAAGGGTGCGGAGGATGCCCCAGTCATCAACCTAGTCAACAGAATCCTAGCTAAAGCCTTGCATGAGAAGGTTTCTGATATTCATATCGAACCGCAAGAAGAAAACTTACGCATTCGCTTTCGGAAAGATGGGGTACTGCGTGAAGCTTTTGATCCCTTACCGAAAAAAATCATCCCGGCAGTAACAGCCCGATTTAAAATTATTTCTAATTTAGATATTGCCGAAAGACGTTTACCTCAAGATGGACGCATTCGGCGGATGTTTGAGGGACGTAAAGTGGACTTCCGTGTGAACACCTTGCCCAGTCGCTACGGGGAAAAGGTGGTGCTGCGGATTTTGGATAACTCCTCTACCCAACTGGGATTGAATAAGTTAATTACCGATCCGGAGACTTTGCATATTGTCCAAGATATGGTTAGCCGTCCCTTTGGTCTAATTTTGGTAACTGGGCCAACTGGTTCTGGAAAAACAACTTCGCTGTATTCTGCACTCTCAGAAAAGAACGATCCCGGAATTAATATCAGTACCGTAGAAGACCCAATTGAGTACAGTCTTCCAGGGATTACTCAAGTACAGGTGATTCGGGAAAAAGGGCTGGATTTTGCTACCGCCCTGCGGGCTTTCTTGCGGCAAGATCCAGATGTGCTGCTGGTGGGTGAAACACGGGACAAGGAAACGGCAAAAACAGCAATTGAGGCTGCCTTGACCGGTCACTTAGTATTAACTACCTTACATACCAATGATGCCCCAGGTGCGATCGCTCGTTTGGGTGAAATGGGGATTGAGCCTTTCATGGTTTCTAGTTCCCTAATTGGCGTTTTAGCTCAACGTTTGGTGCGGCGTGTATGTTCTGAATGTCGTGTCCCCTACACGCCCACAATCGAGGAACTAGCTCGTTATGGTCTATCAGCTTCCTCTGATGTGGGAATTACCTTCTATAAAGCTAACACCTTGACATTAGATGCGATCGCAGAAGCCAAAAGTAAAAATCAGCTTTGCCCAGCGTGTAATGGTGTCGGCTACAAAGGACGTTGTGGCGTTTATGAAGTCATGCGAGTCACTGAAAATCTGCAAACTCTCATCAACGAGGAAGCACCCACGGAACGCATCAAAGAAGTGGCAGTAGAAGAGGGGATGAAAACCTTGCTGGCTTACAGTTTGGACTTAGTGCGCCAAGGTGCTACCACCCTAGAAGAAGTAGAACGCGTGACCTTTACTGATACTGGTTTGGAAGCCGAGTTAAAAGCCAAACGTAAGACTGGCCTTACCTGCCGGACTTGCGATGCCACATTGAAACCGGAATGGCTGGATTGCCCCTACTGTATGACATCCCGGTTTCAAGACTAA
- a CDS encoding saccharopine dehydrogenase-like oxidoreductase: MNAEQLKSSNNVPPAIRVGVLGFGGLGQAAAKLLAAKREMILVAVADQKGYAYAAEGLNIQECIATYQSQGSVGYLEPVGTLTNPSIQDLIESTQPVDGYFLALPNLPNNFIPSVAQQFIESGWHGVLVDAIKRTSAVEQLLAMKEELQAAGITYMTGCGATPGLLTAAAALAAQSYAEIHKVDITFGVGIANWEAYRATVREDIGHMPGYTVEAARAMTDAEVEALLDKTNGVLTLENMEHADDVMLEVAGIVSRDRVTVGGVVDTRNPKKPLSTNVKVTGRTFEGKISTHTFTLGDETSMAANVCGPAFGYLKAGVQLHQRGIYGIFTAAEIMPRFVN; encoded by the coding sequence ATGAATGCAGAACAACTCAAAAGTTCTAATAATGTCCCGCCAGCAATCCGCGTGGGAGTACTGGGTTTCGGCGGACTAGGACAAGCAGCCGCCAAGCTACTTGCTGCTAAACGGGAAATGATTTTAGTCGCAGTGGCAGATCAAAAAGGCTACGCTTACGCTGCTGAAGGTTTAAATATTCAAGAATGCATTGCAACTTACCAATCCCAAGGTTCAGTAGGTTATTTAGAACCAGTGGGTACATTAACAAATCCTAGTATCCAAGATTTAATTGAAAGCACACAACCTGTAGATGGGTATTTCCTGGCTTTACCCAACCTACCCAACAACTTTATTCCCTCTGTAGCCCAGCAGTTTATCGAATCTGGTTGGCATGGCGTACTCGTAGATGCTATCAAGCGCACTAGTGCTGTAGAACAGCTATTGGCGATGAAAGAAGAACTGCAAGCAGCAGGAATTACCTACATGACAGGATGTGGGGCTACACCTGGACTGTTAACCGCAGCAGCAGCTTTAGCAGCCCAAAGCTATGCTGAAATTCACAAAGTAGACATTACCTTTGGGGTAGGAATTGCTAACTGGGAAGCTTACCGTGCCACTGTTAGGGAAGATATTGGTCATATGCCTGGTTACACAGTGGAAGCTGCTAGAGCAATGACAGATGCCGAAGTAGAAGCATTATTAGATAAGACTAATGGCGTATTGACCTTAGAAAATATGGAACACGCCGATGATGTAATGTTAGAAGTTGCAGGGATAGTAAGTCGCGATCGCGTTACTGTTGGCGGCGTAGTCGATACTCGCAATCCTAAAAAGCCTCTCAGCACCAACGTTAAAGTAACAGGACGCACGTTTGAAGGTAAAATTTCCACCCATACCTTCACCCTTGGAGATGAAACCAGCATGGCAGCTAACGTTTGCGGCCCTGCCTTTGGTTATTTAAAAGCTGGTGTACAACTCCACCAACGCGGTATTTACGGTATATTCACTGCTGCCGAAATTATGCCGAGATTTGTGAATTAA
- the dnaJ gene encoding molecular chaperone DnaJ has translation MARDYYEILGVSRDADKEEIKQAYRRLARKYHPDVNKEPGAEERFKEINRAYEVLSEPETRTRYDRFGPEGVSGAAGVGFQDIGDMGGFADIFESIFSGFAGGGVGGPTQQRRRSGPVRGDDLRLDLKLDFREAVFGGEKEIRISHLENCEVCSGSGAKPGTRPRTCSTCSGSGQVRRVTRTPFGSFTQVSTCPTCNGTGMVIEDKCDACDGKGANQVTKKLKITIPAGVDNGTRLRISQEGDAGQRSGPPGDLYVYLFVNEDEEFQRDGINILSEIKISYLQAILGCRLEVETVDGPVELIIPAGTQPNTVMKLENRGVPRLGNPVSRGDHMLTVLIDIPNKVTPEERELLEKLAKIKGDRTGKGGLEGFLGNLFK, from the coding sequence ATGGCCCGCGACTATTATGAAATTCTGGGTGTCTCTCGTGACGCCGACAAAGAAGAAATCAAACAAGCCTATCGCCGCTTAGCCCGGAAGTATCACCCAGATGTGAACAAGGAACCGGGTGCGGAGGAGCGCTTTAAAGAGATTAACCGCGCTTATGAGGTACTCTCCGAACCAGAAACCCGCACACGTTATGATCGTTTTGGCCCAGAAGGTGTTTCAGGTGCAGCTGGTGTAGGCTTCCAAGATATTGGTGACATGGGTGGCTTTGCTGATATCTTTGAAAGCATTTTTAGCGGCTTTGCTGGCGGCGGTGTGGGTGGCCCAACGCAACAAAGACGGCGCAGTGGGCCTGTGCGGGGTGATGACTTACGCCTAGACCTGAAGTTAGACTTTCGGGAAGCAGTATTTGGCGGTGAAAAAGAAATTCGCATTTCGCATCTAGAAAATTGCGAAGTCTGTAGCGGTTCTGGTGCTAAACCTGGAACACGACCTCGCACTTGTTCTACTTGTAGTGGCTCGGGTCAAGTACGCCGTGTTACCAGAACGCCCTTTGGTAGCTTCACCCAAGTATCGACTTGTCCCACGTGTAACGGGACGGGAATGGTAATTGAAGATAAATGTGATGCGTGCGACGGTAAAGGGGCAAATCAAGTAACGAAGAAACTCAAAATTACCATTCCAGCAGGGGTGGATAACGGCACGCGTTTGCGGATATCACAAGAAGGAGATGCAGGTCAACGCAGTGGCCCTCCTGGGGATTTGTACGTTTACTTGTTCGTAAATGAGGATGAGGAATTTCAACGGGATGGCATTAATATTCTCTCGGAAATCAAAATTAGTTACTTGCAGGCTATTTTAGGTTGTCGGTTGGAGGTAGAGACGGTAGATGGGCCTGTAGAACTGATAATTCCTGCCGGAACCCAGCCGAATACGGTAATGAAACTGGAAAATCGTGGCGTACCCCGCTTGGGAAATCCCGTAAGTCGCGGTGATCATATGCTGACGGTATTAATTGATATTCCTAACAAAGTGACGCCAGAGGAGAGAGAACTATTGGAGAAGCTGGCTAAAATTAAGGGAGACCGCACTGGTAAAGGCGGACTTGAAGGATTCTTGGGAAACCTGTTTAAGTGA
- a CDS encoding type II secretion system F family protein produces MPTYVARVRDSQGKSRTEKLVAESLAQARTNLRDKGFVVQELKQSQGFQPSLELKKFQNSLVKVSVKDKAVFSRQFAVLMNAGVAIVRSLGVLSEQCSNPKLKQALVDISNDVQTGMNLSESMRKHPDCFDGLYVSMIQAGEVGGVLDEVLNRLAKLLEDVARLQNQIKSALSYPVVVGFIAVAIFLGMTIFLIPVFAKIFTEIGTELPPLTQFLMDASQFLRSPKVFVLIAVLVGLKIAYTQYGKTPVGRITIDRLSLKMPLFGDLIQKSSVARFSRTFGSLTRSGVPILTCLEIVRDTSGNQVIANAIDAARMEIQQGGMISIALQKDSVFPAMAIQMISIGEETGELDAMLMKVADFYEDEVEQAVKAMTSILEPVMIVVLGGMVGTILLAMYLPMFKVFEKLG; encoded by the coding sequence ATGCCTACCTACGTTGCCCGTGTTCGAGACTCACAAGGAAAATCTAGAACAGAAAAACTTGTTGCTGAATCTTTGGCGCAAGCCCGTACTAATCTTAGAGATAAAGGTTTTGTAGTTCAAGAACTCAAACAATCCCAAGGTTTTCAGCCAAGCTTGGAGTTAAAAAAATTTCAGAATTCTCTCGTTAAGGTTTCTGTTAAAGACAAAGCAGTTTTTTCCCGTCAATTTGCCGTTTTGATGAATGCGGGTGTTGCGATCGTTAGAAGTCTGGGGGTACTTTCTGAACAGTGTAGTAATCCTAAACTGAAACAAGCTCTTGTGGACATTAGCAACGATGTCCAAACCGGAATGAATCTTTCAGAGTCAATGCGGAAGCATCCTGATTGCTTTGATGGGTTATATGTCAGTATGATTCAAGCTGGCGAAGTTGGTGGTGTTCTAGACGAAGTATTGAATCGCTTAGCCAAGTTGTTAGAAGATGTTGCCCGCTTACAAAACCAAATTAAATCTGCATTGTCTTATCCAGTAGTCGTTGGTTTTATCGCAGTTGCTATCTTTCTCGGCATGACCATTTTTCTGATTCCGGTTTTTGCGAAGATTTTTACAGAAATTGGAACTGAATTACCACCTTTAACGCAATTCTTGATGGATGCTAGTCAATTTTTGAGAAGTCCGAAGGTTTTCGTACTTATCGCTGTTCTTGTAGGATTGAAAATTGCCTATACACAATACGGTAAAACTCCTGTTGGTCGCATAACAATTGATCGGCTTTCTCTCAAGATGCCATTATTTGGTGACTTGATTCAAAAATCTTCGGTTGCCCGTTTTAGCCGTACTTTTGGGTCTTTGACTCGTTCAGGCGTGCCAATCTTAACTTGCTTAGAAATTGTCCGAGATACATCAGGAAATCAAGTGATTGCTAATGCCATAGATGCAGCCCGTATGGAGATTCAACAAGGAGGTATGATTAGCATTGCTTTACAAAAAGATAGTGTTTTTCCGGCTATGGCAATTCAGATGATTAGTATCGGAGAAGAAACTGGAGAATTAGATGCAATGTTGATGAAAGTTGCCGATTTCTATGAGGATGAAGTTGAACAAGCAGTAAAAGCAATGACCAGTATTTTGGAACCGGTGATGATTGTGGTTCTAGGGGGAATGGTTGGAACCATTTTGCTAGCAATGTATTTGCCTATGTTTAAAGTATTCGAAAAGCTAGGCTAG
- a CDS encoding sulfurtransferase TusA family protein has product MKPSSVSTPDAQLDLRGTPCPINFVRTKLCLEKMQPGALLEVWLDPGEPIEQVPDSLIMAGYQVEQIQDCASYFSLLVRRPVTDQ; this is encoded by the coding sequence ATGAAGCCCTCCTCTGTTTCAACTCCCGATGCTCAACTGGATTTGCGCGGTACTCCTTGCCCAATTAACTTTGTGCGAACAAAACTATGTCTGGAAAAGATGCAACCAGGAGCTTTGCTAGAAGTCTGGCTAGACCCCGGAGAGCCAATTGAGCAGGTTCCCGATAGCCTAATAATGGCAGGTTATCAAGTGGAACAAATTCAAGACTGCGCTAGTTATTTTTCTCTGTTAGTACGCCGTCCCGTTACTGACCAATGA
- the grpE gene encoding nucleotide exchange factor GrpE, with translation MMDENKQVNNTSQQLGEPTEVKQAIMSDSPTQINYNEPGSEVTEQVAAPNNVSGDTALTPDNGVAASEKTEAQTAALAELTQQIESLKAQLEERSTQYMRIAADFENYRKRTSKEKEELEVQMKRNTILELLPVVDNFERARSHLKPQTDGEMTIHKSYQGVYKQLVDSLKRLGVSPMRPEGQEFDPNLHEAVMREPTDEHPEGTVLEELVRGYYLGERVLRHAMVKVAAPKEDTPSVEEDQSSPANS, from the coding sequence ATGATGGATGAAAATAAACAGGTCAACAATACAAGCCAGCAATTGGGTGAACCAACAGAGGTAAAGCAAGCAATTATGAGCGACTCCCCAACCCAAATTAATTACAACGAACCTGGCAGCGAGGTTACTGAGCAAGTGGCAGCCCCAAACAATGTATCTGGAGATACGGCGCTTACACCAGACAATGGCGTCGCTGCAAGTGAGAAGACTGAAGCGCAAACGGCAGCTTTAGCAGAATTGACTCAACAAATCGAGTCCCTCAAAGCGCAGTTAGAAGAGCGTAGTACTCAATATATGCGGATTGCCGCTGATTTTGAGAATTACCGTAAACGCACTAGCAAAGAAAAAGAAGAGCTAGAAGTGCAAATGAAGCGGAACACGATTCTGGAATTGCTACCAGTAGTCGATAATTTTGAGCGGGCGCGATCGCACCTCAAACCGCAAACTGATGGCGAGATGACAATTCACAAAAGTTATCAAGGCGTTTACAAACAATTAGTGGATTCTCTGAAGCGCTTAGGTGTATCACCAATGCGTCCTGAAGGCCAAGAGTTTGATCCCAACCTCCATGAAGCAGTAATGCGGGAACCTACGGATGAACATCCTGAAGGAACAGTGTTAGAAGAGTTAGTGCGCGGATATTACTTGGGTGAGCGCGTGTTGCGCCATGCAATGGTCAAAGTAGCTGCTCCAAAGGAAGATACACCTTCTGTGGAGGAAGATCAGTCGAGTCCAGCCAACAGTTAA
- the dnaK gene encoding molecular chaperone DnaK has product MGKVIGIDLGTTNSCVAVLEGGQPLVIASSEGGRTTPSIVGFGKSGDRLVGQLAKRQAVTNAENTIYSIKRFIGRRWEDTEVERDRVPYKCVKGRDDTVDVQIRGQNYTPQELSAMILQKLKQDAENFLGETVTQAVITVPAYFTDAQRQATKDAGTIAGLEVLRIINEPTAAALAFGLEKQDQEQLILVFDLGGGTFDVSILQLGDGVFEVKATCGNNHLGGDDFDNCVVRWMIERFLEQEKIDLSPDKMALQRLREAAEKAKIELSSMVNTSINLPFITADNTGPKHLEMELSRAKFEELSARLIEGTIEPMIQALKDADLKPQNIERIILVGGSTRIPAVQNALIKFFNGKAPDRSVNPDEAVALGAAIQAGVLGGEIDNLLLLDVTPLSLGIETLGEVFTKIIERNTTIPTSKSQIFSTAVDGQTSVEVHVLQGERAMARDNKSLGKFLLAGIPPSPRGVPQIEVSFEIDVNGILKVSAQDKGTGREQSIRITNTGGLSTNEVERMRQEAELFGEEDRRRKELVELKNQADNLLFSYESTLKDNGSLIGEQIKVIASEKVSQLQAAMTDSSISTIEFKQRLEDFQQTLFAIGADVYNRANSQNDEVEEGSGSYLSSEPDSPMNGTLIPQFNFDFDEENTAQADYEAID; this is encoded by the coding sequence ATGGGAAAAGTTATTGGGATCGACTTAGGCACTACTAACAGTTGCGTCGCAGTTTTAGAAGGTGGTCAACCACTTGTAATTGCCAGTTCTGAAGGTGGACGAACGACTCCTAGTATTGTGGGATTTGGTAAGAGTGGCGATCGCTTGGTCGGACAATTAGCAAAGCGTCAAGCTGTAACCAATGCCGAAAACACAATATACAGTATAAAAAGATTCATCGGTCGTCGTTGGGAAGACACTGAAGTAGAACGCGATCGCGTACCTTATAAATGTGTTAAAGGTCGAGACGATACCGTTGATGTCCAAATTCGCGGACAAAATTACACTCCCCAAGAACTTTCCGCGATGATCCTGCAAAAGCTAAAACAGGATGCAGAAAACTTTTTGGGTGAAACTGTAACTCAAGCAGTGATCACCGTACCTGCGTATTTTACAGATGCCCAAAGGCAAGCCACTAAAGATGCTGGCACTATTGCCGGACTAGAAGTCCTACGGATCATCAACGAACCAACAGCTGCTGCCTTAGCTTTTGGCTTGGAAAAACAAGACCAAGAGCAGCTTATTTTAGTATTCGACTTGGGAGGCGGTACTTTTGACGTATCCATCCTTCAACTTGGCGATGGAGTTTTTGAAGTTAAGGCGACTTGTGGCAACAACCACTTGGGTGGAGACGACTTTGATAACTGTGTTGTCCGCTGGATGATTGAACGCTTTCTAGAACAAGAAAAAATCGACCTCTCCCCAGATAAAATGGCACTGCAACGCCTGCGCGAAGCAGCGGAAAAAGCAAAAATTGAACTCTCCAGTATGGTGAATACCTCTATCAACTTGCCATTTATTACCGCTGATAATACAGGCCCTAAACATCTGGAGATGGAACTCAGCCGGGCTAAATTTGAAGAGCTTTCAGCCCGTTTAATTGAAGGTACTATTGAACCGATGATCCAAGCGCTCAAAGACGCGGATCTCAAACCACAGAATATAGAGCGGATTATTTTGGTGGGTGGTTCTACTCGCATTCCCGCAGTCCAAAACGCTCTAATCAAGTTTTTTAATGGCAAAGCTCCTGATCGCTCTGTCAATCCTGATGAAGCTGTAGCATTAGGAGCTGCTATCCAAGCTGGTGTGCTTGGTGGGGAAATTGATAATCTCTTACTGTTGGATGTCACCCCCCTGTCCTTGGGAATTGAAACTTTAGGAGAAGTGTTCACTAAAATTATTGAACGCAACACCACAATTCCCACCAGTAAGTCACAAATATTTTCTACAGCAGTTGATGGACAAACCTCGGTAGAGGTTCACGTTCTCCAAGGTGAACGGGCTATGGCAAGGGATAATAAGAGTCTCGGCAAATTTTTGCTGGCAGGAATCCCTCCATCTCCCCGTGGCGTACCTCAAATTGAAGTATCTTTTGAAATCGATGTTAACGGCATCCTGAAAGTTTCTGCTCAAGATAAAGGCACAGGTAGAGAGCAGAGTATCAGGATTACCAATACAGGTGGCTTAAGTACTAATGAAGTCGAACGGATGCGGCAAGAAGCCGAATTGTTTGGTGAAGAAGACAGAAGACGCAAAGAACTGGTTGAACTTAAAAACCAAGCAGATAATCTGTTGTTCAGTTACGAATCTACTTTGAAGGATAATGGCAGTCTCATCGGCGAACAGATAAAAGTCATAGCAAGTGAAAAAGTTTCACAACTCCAAGCTGCAATGACAGACTCTAGCATTTCCACAATTGAGTTTAAGCAGCGCTTAGAAGACTTCCAACAAACTCTGTTTGCCATTGGTGCCGATGTTTATAACCGCGCTAATAGCCAAAATGATGAAGTTGAAGAAGGTTCAGGAAGTTACTTGTCCTCGGAACCAGACTCACCCATGAACGGCACACTCATACCACAATTCAATTTTGATTTTGACGAAGAAAATACTGCACAGGCAGATTACGAGGCAATAGATTAA